A genomic window from Lotus japonicus ecotype B-129 chromosome 1, LjGifu_v1.2 includes:
- the LOC130734268 gene encoding UDP-glycosyltransferase 79B3-like → MATSNTSKLHIAMLPWFATGHMTPFLQLSNELAKRGHKVSFFLSPKAQLELQHMNYYPKIITFHTLTVPHIDGLPLGTETASEIPIGINNLLQIAMDKTSDQVELALSKIKPDFLFFDHAHWIPEIANKYGIKTIFYHVMCAASIAIKFVPAKNVPRDRLMTLEELGQLPDGYPSSKVVLLGPEAIPMDYIQISFGEGNMTFHDRLTMALKQSDVIAIRTTREIKEGSFCDYIAAQYQKPVLLTGPVLPEEAYKGELEAHWAKWLDGFEPASVVFCAFGSQVNLKKEQFQELLLGFELSGFPFFIALKTPLGCASVDEALPEGFEERVKGRGVVARDWVQQPLILKHPSVGCFVSHCGFGSMWESLMSDKKIVLVPFLADQALNAKLLVEELEVAVSVERGKHWRDLITKESFCKAIKSVMDEESDLAARLKNNHAKFKELLGNPALMNGYIDSFIQDLQQLLVYVMVCSSIDLEHCVLL, encoded by the exons ATGGCTACATCAAACACCTCAAAGCTTCACATAGCCATGCTTCCATGGTTTGCGACCGGTCACATGACCCCATTCCTCCAGCTCTCAAACGAGTTAGCCAAACGAGGTCACAAAGTCTCTTTTTTCCTATCCCCAAAAGCACAACTTGAACTACAACACATGAATTATTACCCAAAAATTATCACCTTCCACACCCTCACTGTTCCACACATTGATGGTCTTCCTCTTGGCACTGAGACTGCCTCAGAGATTCCCATTGGTATCAACAATCTGCTTCAAATAGCAATGGACAAGACCTCTGACCAAGTGGAGCTTGCACTGAGCAAAATCAAACCTGATTTTTTGTTCTTTGATCATGCACACTGGATACCTGAAATAGCAAACAAGTATGGCATCAAAACCATTTTCTACCATGTAATGTGTGCAGCCAGCATTGCTATAAAGTTCGTGCCTGCTAAGAACGTTCCCAGGGACAGGCTCATGACATTGGAGGAGTTAGGCCAACTACCGGATGGGTACCCTTCTTCAAAAGTTGTGCTTCTTGGCCCTGAAGCCATACCTATGGATTACATACAAATATCATTCGGAGAAG GTAACATGACCTTTCATGACCGCCTCACAATGGCCTTGAAACAAAGTGATGTCATAGCCATCAGAACGACTAGGGAGATCAAAGAAGGCAGCTTCTGTGACTACATTGCTGCACAGTATCAAAAGCCGGTGCTTTTGACTGGGCCTGTGTTGCCTGAGGAGGCTTATAAGGGAGAGTTAGAAGCACATTGGGCTAAGTGGCTTGATGGGTTTGAGCCTGCGTCTGTCGTGTTCTGTGCATTTGGGTCCCAAGTAAACTTGAAAAAAGAACAATTCCAAGAGTTATTACTAGGATTTGAGCTTTCAGGATTTCCTTTTTTCATCGCCTTGAAGACCCCATTAGGTTGTGCATCTGTGGATGAGGCATTACCGGAGGGTTTTGAAGAGAGGGTGAAGGGAAGAGGAGTTGTTGCTAGGGATTGGGTTCAACAACCATTGATTTTGAAGCACCCGTCAGTCGGGTGCTTTGTGAGTCACTGCGGATTTGGTTCTATGTGGGAGTCTTTGATGAGTGATAAAAAAATAGTGCTAGTTCCTTTCCTTGCGGACCAAGCATTGAATGCCAAGCTACTTGTTGAGGAGTTGGAAGTAGCAGTTTCTGTGGAAAGAGGAAAACATTGGAGGGATTTAATCACAAAAGAAAGCTTTTGTAAAGCTATCAAGTCTGTGATGGATGAAGAAAGCGACTTAGCTGCTAGGCTGAAGAACAACCATGCCAAATTTAAGGAATTGTTGGGGAATCCAGCACTGATGAATGGCTATATTGATAGCTTTATCCAGGATCTTCAACAGCTTCTAGTTTATGTTATGGT GTGTTCTAGTATTGATCTTGAGCATTGTGTATTGTTATGA